The Sinomicrobium kalidii genome contains a region encoding:
- a CDS encoding glycoside hydrolase family 9 protein yields the protein MKFYSSILIAIITFGTGVYGQATDTVFRINDLEYLERRGANVMLAHDFYPESHQGGVGIIQNDIRVATNGDLRLEPVPGQWQPVPKVGKRQINRKDSVISVRMQYPDPAKDRKGFNPISYPDLEMSYTLKVKPQGKSFRIIVDLDKPLPEEWVGKVGMNIELFPGILFGKSYYMDDNFGIFNRQANGPGYYNKEGEYRMKPLAEGRSLTVCPEVPEQRLTITNLKDNKLLLLDGRARHSNGWFVVRSLVPAGATKNAIEWLVTPHAVENYTYDPVVQVSQVGYHPAQAKVAVIEKDKHDRARGKASLLRIEPDGGVTEVLSDEPEDWGRFLRFRYRRFDFTEVTTPGMYMVKYGAYTTRPFKISREVYQREVWQPTLEYFLPVQMCHMRINDRYKVWHGRCHLDDARMAPVNHNHFDGYIQGPETLTSFKPGEPVPGLNAGGWHDAGDYDLRVESQAATVQGLSRIYELFGTDYDNTSIDQRTKTVEMLQPDGKADMLQQIEHGLLSVVGGYKSLGRFYRGIIVPEKRQYVLLGDPLNHSDNVPFTGKDKTVPVGQPGAPDDRWVFTENNPSRELSTAAALATAARVMPGYNDKLAGDCIEIAEKIWEITTPDNPLQKVELAVELLKTTGKEKYARFLTANRDAISGDIADTGWLVGMVLPEIKDQKFKKAINDAVADYYKEVRQLGQKTPYGMPYEPDIWGAGWGIQNFGMKQYFFHTGFPDIFPETYMLNALNFVLGAHPGVNTSSFASGVGSRSLTQAYGINRGDASYIPGGIGSGTALIRPDFPELLEWPYLWQQTEYVLGGGTTDYLFLVIAADHLLNTEK from the coding sequence ATGAAGTTTTACAGTAGTATTCTTATTGCCATAATTACATTCGGTACCGGGGTCTACGGCCAGGCAACAGACACCGTTTTCCGTATCAATGACCTTGAGTACCTGGAAAGAAGAGGTGCCAACGTAATGCTGGCCCACGATTTTTACCCGGAAAGCCACCAGGGGGGCGTGGGGATCATTCAGAACGATATACGGGTAGCTACCAACGGCGACCTGCGACTGGAACCCGTTCCCGGGCAATGGCAGCCCGTACCCAAAGTAGGGAAACGACAGATCAATCGTAAAGACTCCGTTATAAGTGTTCGCATGCAATATCCCGATCCCGCCAAGGACCGCAAGGGTTTTAACCCCATTAGTTATCCCGACCTCGAAATGTCATATACCCTGAAGGTAAAACCACAGGGAAAATCCTTTAGGATCATTGTGGACCTCGATAAGCCCTTACCGGAAGAATGGGTAGGCAAAGTGGGGATGAACATAGAGCTTTTCCCGGGTATTCTTTTCGGAAAATCGTATTATATGGACGATAATTTCGGGATTTTTAACCGGCAGGCCAACGGCCCGGGATACTATAACAAAGAGGGGGAGTACAGGATGAAACCCCTCGCGGAAGGCCGTAGCCTGACAGTATGTCCCGAAGTACCGGAACAAAGGCTTACGATTACCAACCTGAAGGACAATAAACTGTTATTGCTGGACGGCAGGGCCAGGCACAGCAACGGCTGGTTTGTGGTGCGCTCCCTGGTACCTGCCGGGGCAACAAAAAATGCCATAGAATGGCTCGTAACCCCTCATGCCGTGGAAAACTATACCTATGATCCCGTGGTACAGGTGTCGCAGGTAGGCTACCACCCGGCACAGGCCAAGGTGGCGGTTATAGAAAAGGACAAACACGACCGGGCACGCGGAAAAGCAAGCCTTTTGCGTATTGAACCGGATGGCGGTGTAACGGAAGTCCTGTCAGATGAACCGGAGGACTGGGGAAGGTTTTTGCGTTTCCGTTACCGTCGTTTTGATTTTACGGAGGTCACTACTCCCGGCATGTATATGGTAAAATACGGGGCGTATACGACCCGGCCTTTCAAGATCAGCAGGGAAGTTTATCAAAGGGAGGTGTGGCAACCCACATTGGAATATTTTCTCCCGGTGCAAATGTGCCATATGCGGATCAACGACCGTTACAAGGTATGGCACGGCCGTTGTCACCTGGACGATGCCCGTATGGCTCCCGTAAACCACAATCATTTTGACGGCTATATCCAGGGTCCGGAGACCCTGACTTCCTTTAAGCCGGGCGAACCCGTTCCCGGGCTGAATGCCGGCGGATGGCACGACGCGGGCGATTACGACCTCCGGGTGGAATCGCAGGCCGCTACGGTACAGGGGCTCTCGCGGATTTACGAACTTTTCGGAACGGATTATGACAACACCTCGATAGACCAGCGGACAAAAACAGTGGAAATGCTGCAACCGGACGGGAAGGCCGATATGCTGCAGCAAATAGAACACGGCCTGTTGTCCGTTGTCGGAGGGTATAAATCGCTGGGGCGCTTTTACCGGGGGATCATCGTTCCCGAAAAAAGGCAATATGTTTTACTGGGCGATCCGTTGAACCACAGTGACAATGTACCTTTTACCGGGAAAGATAAAACCGTTCCGGTCGGGCAGCCCGGAGCCCCGGACGACCGCTGGGTCTTTACCGAAAACAATCCGTCCCGCGAATTGAGTACCGCGGCTGCGCTGGCTACGGCGGCAAGGGTTATGCCCGGGTATAATGATAAACTTGCCGGTGATTGTATTGAAATTGCCGAAAAAATATGGGAGATCACCACTCCCGATAACCCCTTACAAAAAGTGGAACTTGCCGTGGAATTGCTGAAAACCACCGGGAAAGAAAAATACGCCCGTTTCCTTACCGCAAACCGGGATGCGATAAGCGGGGATATCGCCGATACGGGATGGCTTGTAGGGATGGTCCTCCCGGAGATCAAAGATCAAAAGTTTAAAAAAGCAATAAACGATGCCGTAGCGGACTATTACAAGGAGGTCAGACAACTGGGACAGAAAACACCTTATGGCATGCCCTACGAGCCCGATATCTGGGGTGCCGGGTGGGGCATTCAGAATTTCGGGATGAAACAGTATTTTTTCCATACCGGTTTTCCGGATATATTTCCGGAAACATACATGCTCAATGCGCTGAACTTTGTACTGGGGGCACATCCCGGTGTGAACACTTCTTCCTTTGCCTCCGGCGTGGGCTCCCGCTCGCTCACCCAGGCCTATGGGATCAACCGCGGGGATGCCTCCTATATCCCCGGGGGCATAGGTTCCGGTACGGCCCTTATCCGGCCCGATTTTCCCGAACTGCTGGAATGGCCCTACCTCTGGCAGCAGACCGAGTACGTACTGGGCGGCGGGACTACCGATTACCTTTTCCTCGTGATCGCCGCCGATCATTTGCTCAATACCGAAAAATAG
- a CDS encoding AGE family epimerase/isomerase yields MTKKIIFLALVMSFADLPAQRFDDGLIREFRKAAKEDLLDKWYPLAADNDDGGFYSEITYDFKIGDHQDKMIVTQSRHIWTNARAFLLYGEDKYLGYAEHGFRFLRDKMWDKGNGGFHNLVTKTGKPIPKPGEAKTAYGNAFAIYALAAYYKASRNEEALELAKKTFRWLEKHSHDPEYKGYFQHMEANGDRIARTADTPSAADTGYKDQNSTIHLLEAFTELYTVWPDELLRQRLEELLLLVRDTIVNDDNYMNLFFERDWTPVSFRDRSKETIEKHYYLDHVSFGHDVETAYLMLEASDALGRKDREKTLHTGKNMVDHALDNGWDSKSGGFYDGGYYFKGTNGITIVNPDKNWWSQAEGLNTLLIMDRHFPGDKRSYGEYFLKLWKYTGTYITDSRKGGWYEWGQDTRPETRKDPKGHIWKSTYHNFRALANCIRMLEE; encoded by the coding sequence ATGACAAAGAAAATCATATTCCTGGCGCTGGTAATGTCCTTTGCCGACCTCCCTGCCCAGCGTTTTGACGACGGCCTGATCCGCGAATTCCGCAAAGCGGCAAAAGAAGACCTGCTGGACAAATGGTACCCGCTTGCCGCGGACAATGACGACGGGGGCTTTTACAGCGAGATCACCTATGATTTTAAAATAGGGGACCATCAGGACAAAATGATCGTTACCCAGTCCCGCCACATCTGGACCAATGCCCGGGCCTTTCTCCTGTACGGGGAAGACAAATACCTCGGGTATGCCGAACACGGCTTTCGCTTCCTGCGGGACAAAATGTGGGATAAGGGCAACGGCGGTTTCCACAACCTGGTGACCAAAACCGGAAAACCGATCCCTAAACCGGGTGAAGCCAAAACGGCTTATGGAAATGCTTTCGCCATCTATGCCCTGGCTGCCTATTACAAAGCTTCCCGTAACGAAGAAGCTCTCGAACTGGCCAAAAAGACGTTCCGGTGGCTGGAAAAACACAGTCACGACCCCGAATACAAAGGGTATTTCCAGCATATGGAAGCCAATGGCGACCGCATAGCACGAACGGCCGATACGCCCTCTGCCGCAGATACGGGTTACAAAGACCAGAACAGTACCATCCACCTGCTGGAAGCCTTTACCGAACTCTACACGGTATGGCCCGACGAACTGCTGCGGCAACGGCTCGAAGAATTATTATTGCTGGTACGGGATACCATTGTCAATGACGACAACTACATGAACCTGTTCTTCGAAAGGGACTGGACCCCGGTCTCCTTCAGAGACAGATCAAAAGAAACCATCGAAAAACATTATTACCTCGACCACGTATCGTTCGGTCACGACGTGGAAACCGCTTACCTGATGCTGGAAGCCTCCGACGCCCTGGGCCGTAAAGACCGGGAAAAAACACTGCATACAGGCAAAAACATGGTAGACCACGCCCTGGATAACGGCTGGGACAGTAAATCGGGCGGATTTTATGACGGGGGATATTACTTTAAAGGAACGAATGGTATAACCATTGTAAACCCGGATAAAAACTGGTGGTCACAGGCCGAAGGGCTCAATACGCTCCTCATTATGGACCGGCATTTCCCGGGGGATAAACGATCGTACGGGGAATACTTCCTTAAACTCTGGAAATACACCGGAACCTATATCACGGACTCCCGTAAGGGCGGATGGTATGAATGGGGACAGGACACGCGCCCCGAAACCCGCAAGGATCCGAAAGGGCACATCTGGAAGTCGACCTATCACAATTTCCGGGCACTGGCCAATTGTATCCGTATGCTTGAGGAATAA